A section of the uncultured Desulfosarcina sp. genome encodes:
- a CDS encoding PAS domain S-box protein: protein MSQNIDSIISNYEQQYKIFEKSIIDVIWVVDVEAMGFTYISPSVNQVTGYTPEEIKALPMEKLLAPESYRKGMDYLTEGHRKYKMGKSIKRKAEFELLHKNGSPFWVEITAKFFKGDQGRTQLFGAMRNVTKQHALAKKRDELLLKLEESLSRQKALEAENEMLRGLLPICSNCKKIRDDSGKWWHVEEYIAMHSEADFSHTICPPCRKKIYPKAN, encoded by the coding sequence ATGAGCCAAAATATAGATTCAATTATTTCCAACTACGAACAGCAATACAAAATCTTCGAAAAATCGATCATCGACGTGATCTGGGTCGTGGACGTCGAAGCGATGGGCTTTACCTATATCAGCCCCTCGGTAAACCAGGTCACCGGCTACACCCCCGAAGAGATCAAAGCGCTGCCCATGGAGAAGCTGCTGGCGCCCGAATCGTATCGCAAGGGCATGGATTATCTGACCGAGGGGCATCGCAAGTACAAGATGGGAAAAAGCATCAAACGCAAAGCGGAATTTGAACTGCTGCACAAAAACGGTTCGCCGTTCTGGGTTGAAATCACGGCCAAATTCTTCAAAGGAGACCAGGGACGGACCCAGCTCTTCGGTGCCATGCGCAATGTTACGAAGCAGCATGCGCTGGCGAAGAAACGCGACGAACTGCTTCTCAAGCTGGAAGAATCCTTAAGCCGCCAGAAAGCGCTGGAAGCCGAAAACGAGATGCTGCGCGGTCTGTTGCCCATCTGCTCCAACTGCAAGAAAATCCGCGACGATTCCGGCAAGTGGTGGCATGTGGAAGAGTATATCGCCATGCATTCCGAGGCCGATTTTTCCCATACCATCTGCCCCCCCTGCCGCAAAAAAATCTACCCGAAAGCCAACTGA
- a CDS encoding FAD-dependent oxidoreductase, producing MWKSISPCIPRPIFPIPSAPPAAKKSTRKPTEDCRFSFAYSPLHRIETCFNFRTVSLYVNHEEPSSKWKETFVVNRENSAHSDVLIVGGGVIGLACAWYLARLGKSVRIVEEESVGSGASHGNCGILFFSDLVPLCAPGAISHELMRLLQGTSPLYIKPRPDFSLAFWLLRFAANCTAGQRSHAMRAKESILRTSMELFDELLAEENLDCDHDRRGVIMAFTDPKYLEGYAKTSRMLEPFGFAPTYLDRESVRQLEPALSHRVCGGWHHHTDSHLRPDALVKAWGRAVRDAGVTIEENCRLESFETRSGVVRRARTSNGTFSADQFILATGAWTAAIARQFNLRIPVQPGKGYSITMEKPSACPEMPCYLYERNVVVTPWKSGFRLGGTMEFSGFGTDLTRRRLDHLESAAAFYLQTPIGRRVEERWAGLRPMCCDDLPIIGRTPGWDNLLLATGHGMLGVTMATGTGRLIADLILDRKPPFDPRPFAVERFR from the coding sequence ATGTGGAAGAGTATATCGCCATGCATTCCGAGGCCGATTTTTCCCATACCATCTGCCCCCCCTGCCGCAAAAAAATCTACCCGAAAGCCAACTGAAGATTGTCGCTTTTCCTTTGCATACAGCCCCCTGCACAGGATTGAAACCTGTTTCAATTTTCGCACGGTTTCGTTATACGTAAACCATGAAGAACCATCATCGAAATGGAAGGAAACGTTCGTCGTGAATCGTGAAAACAGTGCCCACAGCGATGTTCTGATCGTGGGAGGCGGGGTCATCGGACTGGCCTGCGCCTGGTATCTGGCCCGATTGGGGAAATCAGTCCGCATCGTGGAGGAGGAAAGCGTGGGGTCCGGCGCCTCCCACGGCAACTGCGGAATCCTCTTTTTCAGCGATCTCGTGCCGCTGTGCGCTCCCGGCGCCATAAGCCATGAACTGATGCGCCTCTTGCAGGGAACCTCGCCCCTGTATATCAAACCGCGCCCGGATTTTTCCCTGGCCTTCTGGCTGCTCCGGTTTGCCGCCAACTGTACCGCCGGCCAGCGCAGCCATGCGATGCGCGCCAAGGAGAGCATTTTACGGACATCCATGGAATTGTTCGACGAATTGCTGGCAGAGGAAAACCTGGACTGCGACCATGACCGGCGCGGCGTAATCATGGCCTTCACCGATCCGAAATACCTGGAGGGGTACGCGAAAACCAGCCGCATGCTGGAGCCTTTCGGCTTTGCCCCGACCTACCTCGACCGCGAAAGTGTCCGGCAGTTGGAGCCGGCACTGAGCCACAGGGTTTGCGGCGGCTGGCACCACCATACGGACAGCCACCTGCGTCCCGACGCCCTGGTGAAGGCCTGGGGCCGCGCCGTCCGGGATGCGGGCGTGACGATCGAGGAAAACTGCCGCCTGGAGAGCTTTGAAACCCGAAGCGGTGTCGTGCGGCGCGCGCGAACCTCGAACGGGACGTTTTCCGCAGATCAGTTCATCCTGGCCACCGGCGCCTGGACCGCGGCCATCGCCCGCCAGTTCAATCTGCGCATCCCCGTACAGCCAGGAAAGGGCTACAGCATCACCATGGAAAAACCGTCCGCCTGCCCTGAAATGCCCTGTTACCTCTACGAACGCAACGTCGTCGTCACCCCCTGGAAAAGCGGTTTTCGTTTGGGCGGCACCATGGAATTTTCCGGATTCGGCACCGACTTGACCCGGCGACGGCTGGACCATTTAGAATCCGCTGCGGCCTTTTATCTGCAGACGCCGATAGGCCGCCGGGTGGAAGAACGCTGGGCGGGGCTGCGGCCCATGTGCTGCGACGACCTGCCCATCATCGGCCGCACGCCGGGGTGGGACAATCTGCTCCTGGCCACCGGCCACGGCATGCTGGGCGTTACCATGGCCACGGGAACCGGCCGTCTGATCGCCGACCTGATCCTGGACCGAAAGCCGCCGTTCGACCCGCGGCCGTTCGCCGTCGAACGGTTCCGGTAA
- a CDS encoding histidine kinase N-terminal 7TM domain-containing protein: MDLNSLYIFQDFAAAAISAALAIYLVPRWSALSARALLLLMVAVAFWSFSYGLEFKSTGLEAKLFWVRVEYLGAAWVGVLYFQFAMALIGKKAWLKGARGGTILILPALTILAVFTNPYHQLMWSRVWIDPSGPVTVLVFQRGIGFWIFVAYSYGLVLAGTVSVFHSYLFARQTESRHFWVVLIGVLAPWVSNIVYLTGFEPLRHIDLTPVAFTVSGLAFFWGTVRHQMLELIPIARDTVVESMQDAVIVLDLRNRIIDLNAAARRLLPDGATSPIGQYLPVFFPELYLRVEQSRDNALKDVSLTLPKGAITGFWQLRQSPLYSSGKNPSGWLIVLQDVTEQKHNEAALRESEEKFRSISASALDAIIMIDPDGRISFWNRAAEKIFGYRNEEVMGRDLHRQLAPESSLSGYREAFTVFQHSGNGALMGKTIEIDCRHKDGSIFPAELSLSPLLLDGQWHAVGILRDIAERKKTQEYLMQNEKMISLGGLAAGMAHEINNPLAGILSSIQVIRMRMLGDLPANKQAAEAAGIRLEGLREYMKRRKIVDKIEAVDQSCRRAAVIVRNMLNFARKSDTVFSKHDLAVLLDQTIDLAKNDFQLSGQRDFQKIQIERNYLGGMPSVFCDAGQIQQVVFNILKNGAQAMWEQGAESFKLKFQLTLDRQDEWARIIIADNGPGMPEAVRKRIFDPFYTTKPTGSGTGLGLSIAYFIVTENHSGRLTVDSSPGQGTVFTVRLPLTHKPPSWKTDQ; the protein is encoded by the coding sequence ATGGACCTGAACAGCCTTTACATTTTTCAGGACTTTGCCGCCGCAGCCATTTCGGCCGCCCTGGCAATTTACCTGGTGCCTCGCTGGAGCGCCCTCAGCGCCAGAGCCCTGCTGCTGTTGATGGTTGCAGTCGCCTTCTGGTCGTTCTCTTATGGTCTGGAATTTAAAAGCACCGGGCTGGAAGCCAAACTCTTCTGGGTCCGCGTGGAATATCTGGGCGCCGCCTGGGTGGGGGTGCTTTATTTTCAATTCGCCATGGCCCTTATCGGAAAAAAGGCGTGGCTCAAGGGCGCCAGGGGAGGAACGATCCTGATTTTACCCGCCCTGACCATCCTTGCCGTTTTTACCAACCCCTACCACCAGTTGATGTGGTCCCGGGTATGGATCGACCCATCCGGGCCGGTAACGGTTCTGGTCTTCCAGCGCGGCATCGGTTTCTGGATTTTCGTGGCCTATTCGTACGGCCTGGTGCTGGCGGGAACGGTGTCCGTTTTCCACAGCTATCTTTTCGCCCGCCAGACCGAGAGCAGACACTTCTGGGTCGTGTTGATCGGTGTGCTGGCCCCCTGGGTGAGCAATATCGTCTATCTGACTGGTTTCGAGCCCCTGCGCCACATCGATCTTACACCGGTGGCCTTTACCGTCAGCGGCCTGGCCTTCTTCTGGGGGACCGTTCGCCACCAGATGCTGGAACTGATTCCCATCGCCAGGGATACCGTCGTCGAAAGCATGCAGGATGCCGTCATCGTCCTGGATCTGCGCAACCGCATCATCGACCTGAACGCCGCCGCCCGCAGGCTTCTGCCGGACGGGGCAACATCGCCCATCGGCCAGTATCTGCCGGTCTTTTTCCCGGAACTGTACCTCCGCGTCGAACAAAGCCGGGACAACGCGTTAAAAGACGTTTCGCTGACCCTCCCGAAAGGAGCCATAACCGGATTCTGGCAGCTTCGGCAATCGCCCCTGTACAGCAGCGGTAAAAATCCCAGTGGGTGGCTGATCGTTCTCCAGGACGTCACCGAACAGAAACACAATGAAGCGGCCCTTCGCGAAAGCGAAGAGAAATTTCGCAGCATCAGCGCCAGCGCACTGGATGCCATCATCATGATCGATCCCGATGGCCGCATCTCTTTCTGGAACCGCGCTGCGGAAAAAATCTTCGGATACCGGAACGAGGAAGTCATGGGCAGGGATCTTCACCGGCAACTGGCTCCGGAATCGTCCCTGTCCGGCTATCGGGAGGCCTTCACCGTTTTCCAGCATAGCGGAAACGGGGCGTTGATGGGCAAAACCATCGAAATCGACTGCCGCCATAAAGACGGCAGCATTTTCCCCGCGGAGTTGTCCCTGTCGCCGCTGCTGTTGGACGGTCAATGGCATGCCGTGGGAATTTTGCGGGATATCGCCGAGCGCAAGAAAACCCAGGAGTATCTGATGCAGAACGAGAAGATGATTTCCCTGGGCGGTCTTGCGGCCGGCATGGCCCATGAAATCAACAATCCGCTGGCGGGCATCCTGTCCAGCATCCAGGTCATACGCATGCGCATGCTCGGCGATCTGCCGGCCAACAAACAGGCGGCCGAGGCGGCCGGCATCCGCCTCGAGGGACTGCGGGAGTATATGAAGCGACGCAAGATCGTGGATAAAATCGAAGCCGTCGATCAATCCTGCCGGCGGGCCGCCGTTATCGTTCGCAACATGTTGAACTTCGCACGAAAAAGCGACACCGTTTTCTCCAAGCACGACCTGGCGGTGTTGCTCGATCAGACCATCGATCTGGCCAAAAACGATTTTCAGCTCAGCGGGCAGCGGGATTTCCAGAAAATTCAAATCGAACGCAACTACCTCGGCGGCATGCCCTCGGTCTTCTGCGATGCCGGCCAGATCCAGCAGGTGGTGTTCAACATTCTCAAAAACGGGGCCCAGGCCATGTGGGAACAGGGGGCCGAATCCTTTAAACTGAAATTTCAATTGACGCTGGATCGCCAGGACGAATGGGCCCGCATCATCATCGCGGACAACGGCCCCGGGATGCCGGAAGCGGTCCGCAAACGGATTTTCGATCCGTTCTACACGACCAAACCCACCGGATCGGGCACCGGCCTGGGGCTCTCCATTGCCTATTTCATCGTCACGGAAAATCACTCGGGAAGGTTGACGGTCGACTCCTCGCCTGGCCAGGGCACGGTTTTTACGGTCCGTCTGCCGCTGACCCATAAGCCGCCATCCTGGAAAACGGATCAATGA